From Gemmatimonadota bacterium:
GCCGGCGGCGTCTCGATGGACGCAGAGGTCATCCCTGCCGGCGGTGTTTCGGCGAGACGGTGGGTCTGGACCAGCAGCTTCTGCACCGAAGCCTCCATGGTCCTCAAGAAAGGATTCGGATACACGCCGATCCAGATGATGAAGAGGGTCATGCAGGCAAGCACGGCCGTCTCTCTGAAGGAAAGGTCCCTGATCCCCCGGTTCTCCTCCTTCGTCACTGGGCCGAAGACCACCTTGCGGTACATCCTGAGCATGTAGACGGCCGCGAGGATGATCCCCGTGGCCGCGACGGCCGCGATCAGGATGTTCTGCTGGAACACGCCGACCAGTATGAGAAACTCCCCGACGAAACTGCTCAGGCCCGGCAGGCCCACGGAAGCCAGGGTAAACACGAGCAGGAAAGCGGAGAACACCGGAATCGTGTGCCAAAGCCCGCCGTACGCTTCCATGTCCCAGGTGTTCCGGCGCTGCACGAGCATCATGGCGGCCAGGAACAGTCCGCCCGTGGACAACGCCAGGCTGACGATGTGGACGACCGCGCCCTGGATACCGTGCTGGTTCAGTGCGAATACGCCCAGCACGACGAACCCCGCGTGACTGATCGTCGAATAGGCGATCATCCGCCGGATATCCGATTGCGCCAGGGCGATCAGCGCGCCGTAGACGATCCCGGCCGCCGCCACGGCGCACATCAGGGGCGCCAACTCGGTAAGGGCATCGGGAAACAGCGGAAGGGTCAGGCGAATGAACCCGTAGGCCGCCATCTTGACGAGTACGACGGCGAGGACGATGGCATCGGGCAGCCATGTGTGAAAGGGCACCATGGGCACCTTCACCGCGAAGGCGGCGATGAAGGCGAGGGCGAGCCAGAACTGGACTTCCGGAGGTATGGACAACTGGTAAAGCGCCGCCATCTCGAAAGTGAGGACGTCATGGGCCTGGTGGTGGAGAAAGGCCAGCGTGATGACCGCGGCCAGCATGAGCAGGCTACCGAACACGGCGAACAGGAAGAACTTCAGGGCCGCCCGGACGCTGTTTTCATAACCCCAGATGCCGATCAGGAAGTACATGGGGATCAGCATGCCTTCCCAGAAGAGGAAGAACAGGAACAGGTCGAGGGAGAAGAACACGCCCATCAGGGTGGTTTCCATCAGGAGCATGAAAACCTGGTAGGCCCGGACCCGCTTACTCACGATCGTCCAGGTGCCGAGCAGGGCCAGGGGCCACATGAGCGCGGTGATCCCAGCGAGGAGGATGCTGATCCCGTCCGCCCCGACGTGATAGGACACGCCCAGGGATTCGATCCAGGGCATGCGCTCCTCGAACTGCGGTTCGCCCAGGTGCGTCTCGAAGGCGCCGAAGCACACTGCGAAGAGGACGAGCACCAGGGCCGAAACGCCGAATCCCACCCACCGGGCGGCCGTGTCCCCTTTGACGAAGAGGAGCAGGACGGCGCCCAGGACCGGCAGCCAGATGATGAGAGACAGGTAAGGCAGTTCCGTCATGTACAGTTCCTTCGGTTCCTTCAGTTCCTTCGGGTTTGCGGTCCCAGGTTACGGTCCCAGGTAACCGGTGATGTAGGCGAACACCACGAGCGCGCCGACGACCATGATCAGCGCGTAGTTCTGAACGACCCCCGTTTGCGTATACCGAATTGCGTTCCCCACGCTGCGTACCGTGAGCGCGGCCAGGGTCAGCCCCCCGTCGATGACCGCGGAATCCAGGATGCGCCAGCATGCCCAGGCGATCTTCCTCACTGGCCCCACGATGAAGGTGTCGTAGATCTCATCCACGTAGAACTTTTCCAGTGAAAGCGTATACAGCGCCCGCGGCACCAGGCGGTCGAAAACCCTGTTGCCGCGAACATACCCGGTGTAAGCGCCCCAGATACCGGCCGCGGCCACCAGCAGGGCCAGGACCATCAGGGCCAGTTCGACGCTCGCGGAGGGAACCTGCGCCTCCGGCAGCCCGGAGAACACCGGCGCGAGGAATCCGCCGAAACGGTCCATGCCCGACGCGAACACGTGGGGGATGCCGATGAACCCGCCCACGGTGGAAAGAACGGCCAGCAGCACCAGCGGTATGGTCATGACGCGAGACGATTCGCGGACTTTCTCGGTTTCGTCCCGGCTCAGCCGGGTCTCGCCGCCAAAGGTCATGAACAGCAACCGGAACATGTAGAAGGCGGTCATGGCTCCGGTGGCCAGGCCGACCACCCACAGCACGGGGGCGTTGACGAAAGCGCCCAGCAGGATCAGGTCCTTGCTGAAGAAACCCGCGAAGGGCGCGATCCCCGCGATGGCCAGGGTCGCCAGCAGCATGGATTTGTAGGTCACCGGCATGAGATCGCGGAGCCCGCCCATGTTGCGGAGGTCCTGGGGGTCCCTACCCTTCTCCAGGGCGTGTTCCAGCGCGTGTATGACGCTGCCCGCGCCCATGAACAGCAGGGCCTTGAAGAACGCGTGGGTGACCAGGTGGAAGATCCCGGCGGTGAAGTAGCCGACGCCGCAGGCCAGGAACATGTACCCCAGCTGGCTCACGGTGGAATAGGCCAGGACGCGCTTGATGTCGTACTGGGTCAGGGCGATGTACGCGGCGAAGATGGCCGTGACCGCGCCGACGACGGCCACGACGGTCATGGCCGTGGCGGACTGGGCGAAGAGCGCGTGGCACCGGGCGACCATGTAAACGCCCGCGGTCACCATGGTGGCCGCGTGGATCAGCGCGCTGACCGGCGTGGGGCCTTCCATGGCGTCCGGCAGCCAGACGTGGAGGGGCACCTGGGCGGACTTGCCCATGGCCCCGATGAAGAGCAGCAGGGTGACGGCCGTGATGACCGGGGCGAGCACGGCCGGGTCCGCCGCGAACACGTCGGCATAGGTGAGCGAGCCTGCGTACAGGAAGATCAGGAGCAGGCCCAGGATGAAGGCGAAATCGCCGATGCGGTTCACCACGAAGGCCTTCATGCCCGCGTTCGCGGCGGACCGCCTTTCGCACCAGAACCCGATCAGCAGGTAGGAACAGAGCCCGACCCCTTCCCAGCCGACGAACATCAGCAGGAAGTTGTTGCCCATCACGAGGATGAGCATGGCGAACATGAACAGGTTCAGATAGGAGAAATACCGGACGCAGCAGGCGTCCTTGCCCATGTAGCCGATGGAATAGACGTGGATCAGCAAACCGACGCCCGTCACCACCAGCATCATGACCGTCGAAAGCGGATCGACCAGGAAGGCCACGTCCACCGCGAAGGTGCCCGACGTGATCCACGAGTAGACGACCACGTCGACGCTGCGTTCCCCGTCCGGCAGTCCGATGAGCTGGAGGAAGACGCCCAGCGCGAACAGGAAGGACAAGGCCACCGTGGCGCACGCGATCATCCCGGATACGCGGGGGTTCCGGTTGAAGAATACGTTGATGAAGGCCCCAAGGAGGGGCAGGAAAGGGATCAGCCAGACGTAACTGAAGGATTCGGTCATGGGGTTCACGCAGGGTCCAGGGCTGACCGGCCGGGCCGGCTACCAGCGCAGAGACCGGACCTCGTCGATGTTGACCGTTCCGCGGTTGCGGAACAGCAGGATCACCAGGGCCAGGCCGATCGCCACCTCGGCGGCCGCCACGGTAATCACCAGGAACACGTAGATATGGCCGTCGGCCATGCCGAACTGCCGGGCGAAGGCCACGAAAGAGAGATTGGCCCCGTTGAGCATCAACTCGATGCCCATCAGCACGATGATGGCGTTCCGCCGTACCAGCACGCCGGTCGCGCCGACCAGGAAGAGCACGGCACTCAGGACCAGGTAATAGGTGACAGGGATCATGGGTTCGTCGACTCCGGCAAGATCAGCTCCTCACTCGCCCACGGAAACGGTGCCCTTGCGCGTCAGCACCACGGCGCCCACGATGGCGATCAACAGGAGCACGGCCGCGATCTCCACGGGCAGCAGGTATTTCGTGAACAACAACGTTCCGATCTGTTCCACCTCGCCGAATCCGGCTCCGCCGCCATCCGCCGGAGGGGTCGTTCCGCCGCCCGCATAGGACATGATCATGGCCGCCACCGGCAGGAACAGCAGCGCGGCCAGGATGACGGCCAGCGGTTTCTGAATCCGGAATACCCCGCCCTCCTCGCGGCTCAGGTTCAGCAGCATGATGACGAAGAGGAAGAGGACCATGATGGCGCCGGCATACACGACGATCTGTATGATCGCGACGAACTGGGCGTCCAGCATCAGGTACAGGCCGGCGATGGATATCATGACCATGATGAGCAGCAGAACGCAGTAGATCGGGTTGCGCTGCAGGATCATGGCCACGCTGCTCGCGACGGCTACGATGGCGAAAAAGAGGAAGAAGTAGATTTCCATGGAATCTCGTCGGGTCCGTCCGTCCGGTTCTCCCGGCCGCTCAATGACCGCCCGGGCCGCCCGGGTCGGGAAGCTGATCTCCCCTGGGGCGCGTGAAGGCCTCCCGGCTCTTTCGAAGGACCTGGCCCAGCGTGCCCTCCTGGTCTTTGGTTTCATCGTAATTCTTCAGCAGGCGTTCCCGGTCCCAGATCATCTCTTCCCGCGACGTGGCCACGAGTTCGATGTCGTCCGTCATGTCGATGGCGTCTTCGGGACAGGCCTCCACGCACATGCCGCAGAAAATGCACCGGAGCATGTCGATCTGGAACGTACGGGGGATCTTTTCCCGGTCGTTCCATTCCGTCTCCATGCCTTCGATAGTGATACAGTCGGCGGGACAGGCCACGGCGCACATCTCGCAGGCCACGCACTTGATCCGGTCCTGCTCGTCCTTGTTGAGCCGGTGGGCGCCGCGGTATCCGGGCGGCAGGATCTTCTGCACCTCCGGGTACTGCATGGTGACCTTCTTCTTGAAGAGGTGCGCGAGGGTCAGGAGCATGCCCTTGATCACCGCGGGAAGGTACAGCCGCTCCGCCAGGGTCATCTTGCGCGCTTCAACGATGATTGCCATGGATCACACTCCCGTGTCAGACCAGCATCCAGATTCCGGTGACGACGACGTTCAACAGGGCCAGCGGCAGCAGCACCTTCCATCCGATCGCCATCAGTTGGTCGTACCGGAACCGGGGCAGCGACCATCTCACCCAGATATAGACGAAGAGGAAGAAACCCGTCTTGAGCAGGAACCCGGCCACCTGGTACAGGGTTACCAGTCCCGGGCCGACCTGTTCCTCGAAGGGCATGTGCCATCCGCCGAAGAAGAGGGTCGCCATCAGGGCGGAGGCCGCGACCATGCTGGCGTATTCCGAAATCATGAACATGGAAAAACGCATGCTGCTGTATTCCGTGTGGTAGCCGCCGACGAGTTCCTGCTCGCATTCGACCAAGTCGAAGGGCAGGCGGTTGTTTTCGGCGAATGCCGCGATGACGAAGATGACGAAGGCCAGCGGCTGGCGGAAGATGAACCAGTCGAGGAACCCGTCCTGCGCCGCGACAATCTTGCTCATCTGCAGCGATCCCGTGAGCATGAGGATGCCGACGATGGAAAGGCCCAGCGACAGTTCGTAGCTGATCATCTGCGCCGACGACCGGATCCCGCCCAGCAGGGTGAACTTGTTGTTGGCGCTCCATCCGCCCAGGGCGATTCCGTACACCGCGATGGAGGTCATGCCCAGGATGTACAGGATGCCGACGTTCAGATCGATGATCTGCAACGTGGTCGTCGTCTCCTGGATCTGCAGTCCGAAGAGGGTGAAGGCGGGGATGGTCACTTCGCCGCCCACGGGGATCACGGCGAAGATCAGCAGGGCCGGCACGAGGATCAGGGCCGGCGCGATGGCGAAGAGCTTCCGGTCGGCGCTTGCCGGGATGAACTCTTCCTTCCACATGAACTTGATGCCGTCGGCCAGCGGCTGCAGCAGGCCCATGGGACCGACGCGGTTGGGACCGAGCCGGTCCTGGATCAGGGCGCTTATCCGGCGTTCCATGAAGGTGAGATAGGCAACGGTGGTGAACACCACCCCCAGCAGGATGCCGATTTTGACCAGGGCGATGGCGCCTTCCAGGATCATGGGATCCACGACCAATCCACTAACCTCCCGCGGCCTCGGACGGCCCTTCGCCGCCCGTCATGGCGCCCTGATCGCCGATCAGGTCATAGGTGAGTCCCACGTATCCATCCACGTTACCGGCGATTTCCTCCAGGACACCGGCGGGGTCCGTCCCGCCCAGGTCGACGCCCATGCGCTGTCCCACGTACCGGAGAATCGCGCCGTCCTCCCGCGCTCCGCCGGGTGGAGGGAAGGCGGGGCTCAGCCGCTGCACGCGGCCCTGCCCATTGGTCATGGTTCCGTTCTTCTCGAAGGGAATCGCTCCGGGGAATACCACGTCGGCCAGTTCGGCGAGGTCGGAACGATGCACGTCGTGCACCACCAGGAATTCGAGCTTGCGGAAGGCGTCGGTCTCTTCAGGAGAAAGGGTACGGCCGATGTCGCCGCCCAGTATGTAGAGCCCCCGGATCGAGCCGTCACCGATTCCCCGCAGGATATCATCCAGCGAGCCGGCGCCGAGCATGTCGCGGGCGCCCCGGGTATTGGGGGCCTTGTCCGCGTCAATGTGGAATCCGCTTTTCGACGTCCACGCTTCTCCGTCGGGCTTGCGGTCGAGGCCGGTTCGCGGCGATCCGAAGGCCTCCGCGCCCAGTTTGTGCAGCAGGTAGTTCTCCTCGTTGGTCGCCATGGACGATCCGACCATCCCCATGGCGGAATCCCCCTCACCGTCCAGGACGGCCCGGATGCCGCGGACGGCCGCGTCCATGGCATCGGGCCAGGTGGCCTGCACGAGTTCGCCGTCCACCCGCTTCAGCGGCGCCGTCAGCCGGTCCGCGTCCTGCCAGCCATGGTAGCAGAACCGGCCTTCGTCGCACATCCAGTACCCGTTTACCGCCTCGTTGTGCCGAGGTTTCGTCCGGTAGATCTTCTGGTGCATGACTTCCAGCGTGGTGTTGCACCCCGTGGCGCATCCCGGGCAGACGGTGTCCACCTTGTCGTAATGCCAGATGCGGGGCTTGTAGAGAAAGTCTTTGGTGACCAGGGCGCCCACGGGACAGATGTCCGCCACATTCGCCGACATCTTGTTGTCTAGGGGAACGTCTTCGAAGGTCGCGATCTCGGACTTGCTGCCCATCTGGACGACGCCGAGTTCCGACGTACCCGTGATCTCGTCGCAGAAGCGGGTGCAGCGCTGGCACAGTATGCAGCGCGTCGTGTACAGCGTGATGTGCGTCCCGAGGTCCTTTTTCGGCGGCACGCGCTTGGTCTCGACGAACCGGCTGTGGCCCCGGCCGTGGTCGAAGGAATGGTCCTGCAGCTTGCACTCCCCGGCCTGGTCGCACCAGGGACAGTCCAGGGGGTGGTTGATGAGCAGGAACTCCATGATCCCCTTGCGGTTGTCCAGCACCGCCGGGGAATTGAACCGGAAGTTCATCCCGTCCTTGATCCGTATCGTGCAAGAGGTGACGATGCCGAACTGCCCGGGCCGGATCTCCATCTCGGTCAGGCACATCCGGCAGTTGCCGTCCGGCGCCAGGCCGGGGTGATAGCAGAAATGGGGGATGTCGATGCCCAGGTCCGCCGCCGCGTCGATCAGGTTGCGGCCTTCTTCCACGGTGTATTGCTTTTCGTCTATGGTAATGGTTGCCATGATTCGCTCATCCGGCGGCATCGGCTTCGTCGGTCTTCAGCCGAAAATTGCCGGGCACGGGGGGAATGTGTTCATACTGGTCGGGCCGCAGGTAGGATTCCTCCAGGGGCAGGACGACCAGTTCCTTCCGTTCGATGCAGGCCCTGAATTCGGGCCAGTACTTGACGAGAATGGTGCGCACGGGCCAGACGCCCGGTGCCTGGCCGAAGACGCAGACGGTGTGGCCGTGGATCTGCTTGCAGATGTCGAGCAGCAGGTCCAGGTCCTCGTCCCTGCCCTGGCCGTTGCGGATACGCCGCAGGATGTCGTTCATCCAGGGCACCCCTTCGCGGCAGGGCGTGCACTGGCCGCAGGACTCGTGGGCGGCGAAGGAGGACGCGTTCAGCAGGGCGTCCAACATGCTGGTCGTCTCGTCCATCACGATGATCCCGCCGGTACCGCCCATGGACCCCAGCTTGCCCAGGGCGCCGAAGCCCATGGGCGTGTCGATCTCTTCCGGCGTCAGGATCGGCGCCGAGATGCCGCCCGGAATGACGCCTTTCAGCCGGTTGCCGTCCCGGATGCCGCCGGCCGCGTCGTAGATCAGCTCCCGCAGCGTGATATCGGAATCGTACTCGTAGATGCCGGGTTTCTTCACGTGGCCGCAAAGGCCGAACAACCGCGGACCGGTCGTATCCTCCTCCGAGCCGATGGTCTTGTAGGCTTCCGCGCCCATGTCTACGATGGTCGTGATCTGGGCCATGGTCTCCACGTTGTTGACGATCGTGGGCTGGCCCCAGAGCCCGATGGCAGCGGGGAAATAGGGCGGCTTCAGCCGGGGGTAGGGCCGGTTGCCCTCGAGGGATTCGATCAGGCCCGTCTCTTCTCCGCAGATGTAGGCCCCCGCGCCCGGATGGACGTACAACTCGAGGTCGTAGCCCGTGCCCAGGATATCGGCACCGAGGTAGCCGTGTTTCCGGGCGTCCTCGAGGGCGGCTTCCATCTGGTCGATGATCTGGAAGAACTCGCCCCGGATATAGATGTAGCCCAGGTTGATCCCCAGGGCGTAGCTGGTGATGATCATGCCTTCGATGATCTGGTGGGGCTTCGACTCCAGCAGGAGCCGGTCCTTGAAGCTGCCCGGTTCGCTTTCGTCGGCGTTGGCGCACAGGTACCGGGGAAACCGGTCGGCGCAGAGGTTCCACTTCATGCCCGTCGAGAACCCGGCCCCGCCGCGGCCCTTTATCCCCGAGGCGTTGATCTCCTCGATCAGCTCGGCCTGGCTCATGGACTTCAGCGCCTTCCGTACTGCGCCGTAACCGCCGCCGGCCAGGTAGGCGCCGATGTCGCCGGGATCGGTTTCCGCAGGGAGGGGTGCCGTCAGGATTTCGATCGGTACGGCCATTACCTTAACCTTTATCGAGTTCCTTTATCGAGTTCCGCGAGGATTTCGTCGACCTTCTCGGTAGAAACGTGGGTGTGCAATCGCCGGTTGACCAGGAGCACGGGGCCCCGGTCGCAGGCCGCGAGGCATTCCGATTTCCTCAGCGTGAACCGGCCGTCCTCCGTGGTCTCACCCAGCCCGATGCCGAGTTTTTTCGAGAGGTGATCGAAAACGCTCCCGCAGCCGGTCAGCGCACAGGGCAGTGTATGGCATACCGCCAGCACGTGCTCGCCCACGGGTTCCTTGTTGAACATGGGATAGAACGTTGCGATCTCCGCGACCTTGACGGGCGAACAGCCGATCAGACCGGCCACGCAGGCCATGGCCTCGGGCGAGACGTACCCCCATTCTTCCTGCGCGAGGTGAAGGAGCGGCACGACGGCCGACTTCCTGTATTCCGCAGGATAGCGGTCAAGGATCTTTGCCGCGCGCTCCCGCGCCGCGTCCGTGAATTCGAGCGGTGTCGCCATTCTAGCGGTCCAGTTCTCCGGCGATGACGTTCAGGCTGCCCAGTATCGCCACCACGTCCGATAGCATATGCCCCCTGATCAACATGGGGAACATGGAAAAGTTTACGAACGACGGCGGACGTACGCGGATCCGGTATGGTTCCCGGCTGCCGTCGCTGACGATGAAGAACCCGAGTTCTCCGTTCGGCGCTTCGGTGGCGGCGTACACCTCGCCTACCGGCGGCGTCGGCCCGTGTCCTTCCATGGTCATCTTGAAATGATAGATCAGCGACTCCATGGATTCGTACACTTCCGATTTCTCGGGCAGCACCGCGTGCTCCTCGTCGGCGTTCACGGGTCCGGAAGGCAGGTCCTCCACGGACTGTCGAACGATCTTCGCGCTCTGCCTGATCTCCTCCATCCGCACGAGATAGCGGTCGTACACGTCCCCGTTGCGGCCGATGGGGATGTCGAAATCGTAGGCTTCGTACCCGAGGTACGGCTCGTTCTTCCGAATGTCCCAGTCTACGCCGGAAGCCCTGAGCACCGGCCCCGTGGCGCCCCAGGCCACGGCGTCTTCCGCCGAGAGGACGCCCACGCCTTCAGTCCGGTCGCGCCATATACGATTGTGGGTCAGAAGCCGGTCGATTTCAGAGGTGGCCCGCAGGGTCTCTTCCACGGACTCCCGGGCCATTTCCGCGAAGTTCTCCGGCACGTCGCGCAGGAGCCCGCCCACGCGCGTGTAGCTGGTGGTCAGTCGTGTGCCGCAAACTGCCTCGAACAGATCGTACAGCACCTCCCTGGCCCGGAACCCGTACAGGAAGGCGGTGAAGGCCCCGATATCGAGGGCGGCCGTGCCTACGCAAAGCAGGTGGTCGGCAAGACGGGAGAGTTCGGCCAGGGCGACCCGGATCTCACGGCACCGCGGCGTGATTTCGATGTCCATCAGCTTCTCGACCGCGTGGGTGTAGCCGATGTTGTTGCACAGGGGCGACAGGTAGTTCATCCGGTCGGTCAGCGTGACGAACTGGTTGTAGCTCCGGTACTCGCCCAGTTTTTCGAATCCGGTGTGCAGGTAGCCGAGATGGGGTGTGGCGCCCGCGACCATTTCTCCGTCCAGTTCCAGTACCATGTGCAGCGTCCCGTGGGTCGCCGGGTGCTGGGGACCGAAATTGAGTATCATGTGCTCGGACGGCATGTCGGGCGTACGCTCGAAAGACACCCGTTCGTTGCGGATTTCCTCGAGGTCCGTCTCTGCGAGCTTGTCGATCGGTGTGGTATTCACTGTGCGTGATTCCGGTGAACTGGTTGGTTCGGTAGCCCGGTCCGTCCGGCCAATCCGTCCGGTAAGGGAGGGATGGGCGGTCCAGGCGGTCCAGGCGGTCCAGGCGGTCCAGGCGGTCCGGCAATGCCGGTGTTCACAATAGTTGCTAGAAAACGAAGTTGTCCCGTTCCCCCTTGCCGTGCAGGGGATAGTCCTTTCTCAAGGGATAGGAACCGAAATCATCGGGCATCAGGATCCGGCGCAGGTCGGGATGGCCTTCGAAGACGATCCCGTACATGTCGTACACTTCCCGTTCCAGCCAGTTGGCGCCCGGCCAGACGGACACCACCGAACCGATCCGGGGGTCCGCTTCCGGAACGGGTACACTGACGCTGAAACGGCGGTTGTGTTTGTAGGAATACAGCTGGTACACCACGGCGAACCGGATTTCCTCGTCCAGCCGCAGGCGGTCCACGGCGGTCACATCGACGAGATAGCCGAAGGACAGTTTCGGATCGTCTCTAAGGAAGGTCATGAACGGGAGGAGCGCATCCCGCTCCGCGATGACGCTTTCGCAACCCACCGCGTTGCCGGTGCTGACCGACGCGTCGCCGAAACGGGCCCGGATGCGCGTCGTGACGGGGCCCGGTTCAGATTCAGGCCCGCCAACGTCTTCGGTCTCGCGATCCTCCTGGTTTTCCATTGCTGACCCCATTTACTCGAACCCCATCTTGCCGCCCCAGCCGCGCGGATCCGACTGCCAGTCCAGGGCGATCTCCCGGTCGTCGTCCGAAAGCTCGCCCCGCTCGCTCATGACGTCCAGCACGGTCACGAAGTCCGCCATGCTCCATTTCGGCAGGTCGGCTTTTCCGAATCCCTCGGTGGCGGCGGGCAGGCCGTATTCGAATATGGTGACCACGCCGATCACGTCCACGTCGAACTTGATGACGTCTTCGACGGCCTTCAGGACGCCTCCCCCCGTGGTGACCAGATCCTCGGTAAACAGCACCTTCTGGCCGGCGGTCAGGGTGCCCTCGACCCGGTGTTCCTTGCCGTATCCCTTCTGGCCCGACCGCGCATAGACCATCGGCAGGTCCAGCCGGTTGGAAACCCATGCGGCGAAGGGAATGGCGGCCGTCGCCGTGCCCGCGATGACGTCCGGGGCAGCGTCCAGGGTGTCGATGATCTCGAGAAACGTATCGATGATCACCTTGCGCTCTTCCAGGCAGGATATGATCAGCCTGTTGTCGCAATATATCGGGGAGATGATACCGGAACTGTAATGGTAGGGTGCTTCAACGTTGATGGTGACGGCTTTGATGTCGAGCAGAAGCTCTGCGATGGTTTTTCTGTTCATCAGTTCGCTTTAGCCTGGGCTACTTTCTCCTGGATCTTCATCAACGCCTGGATCACGTTTTCGGGCCTGGGCGGACAGCCGGGGATATACACGTCCACCGGGATGTACTGGTCCACGCCCTGCACCAGGGTGTAGGTATTGAATACGCCGCCGGAGGAGGCACAGGCCCCCATGGAGATAACCCATTTGGGCTCCGGCATCTGGTCGTAGATTTTCTTCAGCACGGGCATCATCTTGATGGACACCCGCCCCGAAACGATCAGCAGGTCGGACTGCCGCGGTGAAAACCGGATGGCTTCGGCCCCGAATCGGGCCAGGTCGAAGCGGGACGCCAGGGTCGCCATGAGCTCGATGGCACAGCACGCGGTGCCGAAGGGCATCGGCCAGAGCGAGTTCTTCCGGGCCCAGCCCACCATCTCGTCGACCTTGGTGGTCATGACGTTTTCCTGCAGCTGGTCTTCTAATCCCATTCCAGGGCACCCCGTTTCCATTCGTACAGGAATCCGATGACGAGCAGGAGGAAGAACACCCCCATGGCTGCGGCGCCGTATAACTGAAGATCGCCATAAACGACGGCCCATGGGTAGAGGTAAATGATCTCCACGTCGAAAAGGATGAAAAGAATGGCGATCAGGTAGAACTTGATGGAAAAGTTCTTCCGCGCGGAATCTTTCAGCGGAACGCCGCATTCGTAAGAGGCGAGCTTGGAGGCGCTGGTCTTTTTTCTGCCGATGAAAGAGGAAAGGGTAACGATTACGGCCGCGACGATCAGTACGAGGATTACGAGCAGGATCAGGGGAAGGTATGACATTTAACCGAATAACAGGATGTACAGACAGATCGGTCGACGAAACGCGGCTTCCTGGCACATCTATCCTTGAACTCGCCGATCAAGATAAACCGCCGGGGGGCGTTGTCAAGGACTAATCGTTTTTATTTATTGATATAAAAAGGCGGGCTCGTTATATGTCTATTCCGGTACGATTTCATGCGCATTCCAAGGACTAAAATCGACTTCTCAAACCAGCGGGAGCGTTGCAGTATGCCGGAAGCACAGATCGCGGTCATCGGCGGTACGGGGTTCTACGGGATGGAGGGGCTTACGGATCTCGAGGAGGTCCGGCCCGACACCCCTTTCGGCGAGCCCAGCGACGCCATCGTGACCGGCACCCTCGAGGGCCGGCGCGTAGCGTTCCTGGCGCGCCATGGCCGGGGCCATCGCCTGAGTCCGTCCGAGATCAACGTGCGGGCGAACATCTTCGCGCTGAAGACACTGGGGGTCCGGTGGATTCTCTCGGTAAGCGCCGTGGGCAGCCTCCAGGAGGACATCCGGCCGCGGGACTTCGTCATACCGGACCAGTTATACGACCATACCCGGCACCGCGCGACGAGCTTCTTCGGCGGCGGGCTCGTGGTGCACGTGGGCCTCGGCGAACCGTTCTGCGGACCGCTGCGACGGTTGCTTGTCGACGGCGCCGAATCGACCGGCCTGACCGTGCACGACGGCGGCACCTATCTCTGCATGGAAGGGCCGCAGTTCTCGACCAAAGCGGAGTCGAACGTCTACCGGGGCTGGGGATTTTCGGTCATCGGGATGACGGCGGCCCCGGAGGCCAAGCTCGCCCGGGAGGCAGAGATCTGCTACGCCGCCATCGCGTGCTCGACCGACTACGACTGCTGGCACGAGGAACACGATTCCGTCACCGTCGACATGATTATCGAGAACCTGCACGCGAACGTGGAACAGGCGCGCC
This genomic window contains:
- a CDS encoding NADH-quinone oxidoreductase subunit J, with the protein product MEIYFFLFFAIVAVASSVAMILQRNPIYCVLLLIMVMISIAGLYLMLDAQFVAIIQIVVYAGAIMVLFLFVIMLLNLSREEGGVFRIQKPLAVILAALLFLPVAAMIMSYAGGGTTPPADGGGAGFGEVEQIGTLLFTKYLLPVEIAAVLLLIAIVGAVVLTRKGTVSVGE
- the nuoL gene encoding NADH-quinone oxidoreductase subunit L codes for the protein MTESFSYVWLIPFLPLLGAFINVFFNRNPRVSGMIACATVALSFLFALGVFLQLIGLPDGERSVDVVVYSWITSGTFAVDVAFLVDPLSTVMMLVVTGVGLLIHVYSIGYMGKDACCVRYFSYLNLFMFAMLILVMGNNFLLMFVGWEGVGLCSYLLIGFWCERRSAANAGMKAFVVNRIGDFAFILGLLLIFLYAGSLTYADVFAADPAVLAPVITAVTLLLFIGAMGKSAQVPLHVWLPDAMEGPTPVSALIHAATMVTAGVYMVARCHALFAQSATAMTVVAVVGAVTAIFAAYIALTQYDIKRVLAYSTVSQLGYMFLACGVGYFTAGIFHLVTHAFFKALLFMGAGSVIHALEHALEKGRDPQDLRNMGGLRDLMPVTYKSMLLATLAIAGIAPFAGFFSKDLILLGAFVNAPVLWVVGLATGAMTAFYMFRLLFMTFGGETRLSRDETEKVRESSRVMTIPLVLLAVLSTVGGFIGIPHVFASGMDRFGGFLAPVFSGLPEAQVPSASVELALMVLALLVAAAGIWGAYTGYVRGNRVFDRLVPRALYTLSLEKFYVDEIYDTFIVGPVRKIAWACWRILDSAVIDGGLTLAALTVRSVGNAIRYTQTGVVQNYALIMVVGALVVFAYITGYLGP
- the nuoK gene encoding NADH-quinone oxidoreductase subunit NuoK codes for the protein MIPVTYYLVLSAVLFLVGATGVLVRRNAIIVLMGIELMLNGANLSFVAFARQFGMADGHIYVFLVITVAAAEVAIGLALVILLFRNRGTVNIDEVRSLRW
- a CDS encoding NADH-quinone oxidoreductase subunit I encodes the protein MAIIVEARKMTLAERLYLPAVIKGMLLTLAHLFKKKVTMQYPEVQKILPPGYRGAHRLNKDEQDRIKCVACEMCAVACPADCITIEGMETEWNDREKIPRTFQIDMLRCIFCGMCVEACPEDAIDMTDDIELVATSREEMIWDRERLLKNYDETKDQEGTLGQVLRKSREAFTRPRGDQLPDPGGPGGH
- a CDS encoding NADH-quinone oxidoreductase subunit M, whose protein sequence is MTELPYLSLIIWLPVLGAVLLLFVKGDTAARWVGFGVSALVLVLFAVCFGAFETHLGEPQFEERMPWIESLGVSYHVGADGISILLAGITALMWPLALLGTWTIVSKRVRAYQVFMLLMETTLMGVFFSLDLFLFFLFWEGMLIPMYFLIGIWGYENSVRAALKFFLFAVFGSLLMLAAVITLAFLHHQAHDVLTFEMAALYQLSIPPEVQFWLALAFIAAFAVKVPMVPFHTWLPDAIVLAVVLVKMAAYGFIRLTLPLFPDALTELAPLMCAVAAAGIVYGALIALAQSDIRRMIAYSTISHAGFVVLGVFALNQHGIQGAVVHIVSLALSTGGLFLAAMMLVQRRNTWDMEAYGGLWHTIPVFSAFLLVFTLASVGLPGLSSFVGEFLILVGVFQQNILIAAVAATGIILAAVYMLRMYRKVVFGPVTKEENRGIRDLSFRETAVLACMTLFIIWIGVYPNPFLRTMEASVQKLLVQTHRLAETPPAGMTSASIETPPAGMTPASIETPPIPADPAGPSGLSDQGGTAGPSGLSDQGGTAGPDATLEISQDTR